Genomic segment of Mercurialis annua linkage group LG6, ddMerAnnu1.2, whole genome shotgun sequence:
TATTGATCTTGAGATCATCAATTTGGACATTTTCCCATTTCTTTGCTATGGCATTGTACTCAAATGGAACTTTATGGAGCTCACAATATTTTGCTAAGCGACGGCCTGTCTCTTGAACTCTCTCACCTGGCCGAAAGCCACTTTGGGGAAGCTCAATCCCGGTAATACGTAACTTGGGAGGTCCGCCTGGTCTTTTTGAGAGGCGATAAATCAGAGCAGGCCACTGGAAACCATATAATATACCAAAATCTATTATATGAAGTGTTGAGGCGTTCTTAGAAACTTGCATAATAGTATGGTTTGTGAAAATTATTGCAATCTTGGTAAACGGACAGGCGGAAATATAAGCAAGATAAGCTTTCAACATATCTGCAGCTGACGCTTTTTCGAAAGACAAAGCAGTATAGATTTGGGCTCCGGTCCCAGCTAAACGAGCTTCGAGACCATTGGCAAAGCAATGAGCTAATCTCTGGGATCCATCACCAAAAGGCGATGAGTGATGCCTGATCTGCTTAAGTAATTCATTTGCAGTCCTCTGGTCACCTCCGGAGACGGCTTGTGCACATAAAATCATGAGCGTCCTCAAATCAACCACTTCCTCCTTACTTATTTGTCTCTTAGCCCGAGTCTTGCCACCGTTAGATCCATTTGTTTGTCCATTCTGCTGCAGCGTCTTGTTTGATACACTTTTCGAACTGTCATTCATTATACAGGGAGGGGGTCTGCCTTTTTCCCCTGTACATACTAAAACCTTATCGAACATCTCCGCAAGCTCGGTTTCATCTACGTAAATTGCTGACTGTTTGTTACTTCGTTCTTCGTCAAAATCTTCATCTTCTCGTTTATGATTCCTCTTTCCTTTAATTGAATTCGGCGAATACTCCCCCTCCTCATTCTCTCGTTTAAGTACTACATTTGAACTCGGTTCCTTCGTCTCTAGCATTGATGCATTAGGCTCTAAATCAATAACCAATTGTTTAACCTTCGGAAGGAACTTATTAGCTTCCTCTACGCCTCTCTGAAACTGCAACGCCAAATTACTCTCACTAAACAAATTTGGCACTGTAATTTTACTCTCAAAAGAGCCAAAAACATCATTACCATAACTTGATAACCTATTTTGTGATTTGATATGCTGTTGCAAATTGCAGTTTGCAGTCGATTGGAAAACAAAATTCGTAGGAATCGGTGTTTGCAAAAACAACGGTTTGTACTCTGCAAAATCCCCATGAGACCATTGTTGTTCGGCTGAGCTGCTGCTAGCATTAGTTACAGAACTGCTACAGCAGCTATAATCACTGAAACTACTCGATAACCCCTCACACGGGCTATCAACCAAAAATTGATCACCATAAGAAGAGGATCGATCTGGCGACGATGAGCATTTCTCACCAAGAACATCATGAAGCGATTTCTCTGCAGCTTGAAGAACTAAAGGATCATGGAACATACACGGCTTCTGTTCCATATCCTCCTCCATGAGCATCTCGCGTATGTAACTAAGAATAGTATCCGAGAAGTCATTATCATCCGACGGAGAGTCTCCTTCCGTAGTGGTCGACACAGACGGAGGAGCATCGTTACGAGTATCCGATTCGCAAGGCAACACAAATGAACTATCTAAAATGTTAAAGTCTAAATCAAATGAGATGCCATTGGCATTGGATTTGTATCCATTACTCAAACTTGGATACTGATGTAAATCAAGAAAATCAGTCTCATCTCCAAATTTCAAACCAGATAATTCACCAAAACCAGCATCTGTTCCCATCTGTGAAACCCTTACTACAACCAAtcagaacaaaaaaaatctacaaTTCTTGgcttttaattacttaaacttTTATAAGTAAAGCAACTAAAGATCCCATTA
This window contains:
- the LOC126687155 gene encoding scarecrow-like protein 14 — its product is MGTDAGFGELSGLKFGDETDFLDLHQYPSLSNGYKSNANGISFDLDFNILDSSFVLPCESDTRNDAPPSVSTTTEGDSPSDDNDFSDTILSYIREMLMEEDMEQKPCMFHDPLVLQAAEKSLHDVLGEKCSSSPDRSSSYGDQFLVDSPCEGLSSSFSDYSCCSSSVTNASSSSAEQQWSHGDFAEYKPLFLQTPIPTNFVFQSTANCNLQQHIKSQNRLSSYGNDVFGSFESKITVPNLFSESNLALQFQRGVEEANKFLPKVKQLVIDLEPNASMLETKEPSSNVVLKRENEEGEYSPNSIKGKRNHKREDEDFDEERSNKQSAIYVDETELAEMFDKVLVCTGEKGRPPPCIMNDSSKSVSNKTLQQNGQTNGSNGGKTRAKRQISKEEVVDLRTLMILCAQAVSGGDQRTANELLKQIRHHSSPFGDGSQRLAHCFANGLEARLAGTGAQIYTALSFEKASAADMLKAYLAYISACPFTKIAIIFTNHTIMQVSKNASTLHIIDFGILYGFQWPALIYRLSKRPGGPPKLRITGIELPQSGFRPGERVQETGRRLAKYCELHKVPFEYNAIAKKWENVQIDDLKINNGEFVAVSCLLRSKNLLDETVMINSPKNAVLNLIRKTNPNIFIHSIVNGSYNAPFFVTRFREALFHFSALFDMFDANMSREDQMRLKFEKEFFGREALNVIACEGSERVERPESYKQWQVRSRKAGLKQLPLDDQLVKKLRSRVEQRYNNDFVVNEDCQWMLQGWKGRIICASSAWVPA